ACCATGAAACAACAGGGCTCCGTTGCCATATTGCAAATTTTCCATGCGGGCCGTCTGACGCCTGAACAAGCTGTACCTGCGGGTCAAGTGGTTGCTCCTAGTGCGGTTGCGAGTGAGCGTCCAGGATCGCCTGAACCAAGAGAATTGACGGATGCCGAGATTACTTCCATTATCAAAGACTTTGGTGAAGCGACACGTCGTGCAATCGAAGCCGGATTTGATGGTGTTGAGATTCACGGTGCTAATGGTTATCTGATCCAGCAATTCTTCTCCCCGCATTCCAACCGACGTGAAGACCGTTGGGGTGGAAGTACACAGAAACGTCTGACATTCCCGCTTGCTGTCGTGGATGAGATTCAGAAAGTGGTTGCTGAACATACCAAACTGCCGTTTATCATTGGTTACCGTTTCTCTCCGGAAGAACCGGAAACACCGGGACTCACAATGGAAGATACGTATGCACTGGTGGATGCCTTAAAAGATAAAAACCTGGATTACCTGCACGTTTCCCTGAACGAATTCTGGTCCAAGCCAAGACGTGGCGAAGCAGACACACGTTCAAGAATGGAGTTCATCTTGGATCGTGTGAACGGCAAAATGCCTGTGATCGGTGTAGGTTCGATTCATACCGCTGATCAGGCCGCTGAGGCGCTCCAAACGGGAGTACCTCTGCTAGCCATTGGACGTGAATTGATTATCGAGCCGGATTGGGTCGAGAAGATCGAGAGCGGACGTGAAGAAGACATTGAAACGATTCTGACCAAATCCGATCAGGAACGTTTGGTTATCCCTGACGGGTTGTGGAATGCAATCATCCACACACCGGGTTGGTTCCCTATGGCAGAAGATAAATAATATACACTTCAGAACTGGAATGGAGGGGGCGAAAGCTCCCTCTTTTTGCACATGGTCCAAATTCTCCTTGTCATCGCTCTGTGGTATGATGGATGAACAGGATCAACTGGATAATCAACGGTTTGGAGTGAAGGAATATGCTCGTAGCTGAACGGTATGAGAAAATAGTGGAATGGGTGGATACGCAAGGCAGTATGCGTGTGACCGAACTTAGTGAGCGCTGCGGAGTGACGGAAGAGACGATTCGTCGTGATCTGGACAAGCTCGAACAGGCGGGCAGGCTCAGAAGGTCCCATGGCGGGGCGGTCAGCGTAAAATACAAGGAAGAGTTACAGTCGGAGATTCCGTACCCGGAACGGGCTGTAGCCCATGCAGAAGAGAAGCGCAGAATTGCAAGCGAAGCGGTGAAAATGGTGGAATCCGGCGACCGGATCGCCCTGGATGCAAGTACAACGGCTTGGTATATGGCGGCAGGATTGCCGAATATTCCACTGACGGTATTAACTAATTCGATTAAAGTGGCCGCAGAGCTGAGTAACAAGGAGCAGATTCGTGTGATTGCCACAGGTGGGCAGTTGGCTTCGAAGTCACTGTCTTTTGTAGGACCGCTGGCGGAACGTTCGCTGGATGCGTATCATGTCGATAAAGTGTTTCTGTCTTGCAAAGGGGTGCATCTGACTAAAGGCATCAGTGAATCCAATGAATTACAGGCCTTGGTGAAGCAGAAAATGATCCAGATTGCGGATGAAGTCATATTACTTGCCGATTCCAGCAAATTTAATATACAGGCATTTACCAGAGTCGCTGAGATGAGCAGTGTGGCGAAAGTAATTACTGATCAGGGTGTAGATGAAGAGCAAGTTAGCGCATTGATCGAGCAGAATATTACGTGTATACGTGTGTAAATTAGAAAGGAATGAAGTGTAATGAAACATCCTTTTCATCTGAAAGCGGTCTGGAATGGCGGACGTAACAGTGAGGGAACAATCGATGCCGGTGGATTAAAAACAGTCATTTCGATTCCTCAGGAGATGGGCGGACCCGGTACGGGGACCAATCCGGACGAAATGCTGCTGGGTGCTGCCTCCACCTGTTACCTGATCACACTGGCAGCAATGCTGGAGCGTTCGGATATTACGCCGGATGAATTGACGCTTGAATCGGAAGCAACGGTAGATGTTACGAATAACGTATTTACGTACGAACGGATCGTTCATAGACCCCGGATTGTACTCAGCCAGGATGCTTCAGAGGCGGATCTGACCAAGGCTGAGCGCTTGGCTCATAAGGCTGAATCATCCTGTATGATCTCCCGAGCGGTGGCAGGTAATGTCCAGATGGAGACACAACCGGTCATTGTTACTACAGGAGCTAACGCGGTGTGATATACTGAAGAATAGACAATTCTAGTTGTCATTTGTGTAAAATAAGGAGTAATTCGGTATGAACACACAGAAGCGCAAAACTAACCGCTGGGTACGTTTAACACGTGCTATGAAGCTGAATTTTCTCAAATTGTTACGTGCTCCCGGAGGTGCCCATAAAGTATCTACCGGATTTGCCATAGGGTTCGGGCTCGAGTTGATCGTCATCTCAACTGCTTCCCTGATCTATCTTGTATTCTATCCCATTGTGCGACTGTCTGGCGGTTCGATGCCCGCAGCGATTGTTGGTAATGTGATTGGTAAACTTACGTTCTTACCTATTATTCTGATGCCGCTCGCCAAACAAATTGGTTCATGGATTTTGCCGGCTCACAGCATGGGACAGGGACTGGTACATGAGAGTGCATTCATGGAGCTGTTTCGTGGAAACTGGTCGGCCGTGAGTGAACTGTTGCTTGGCGGATTGGATATTCTGGCAGGTATGTCTGTGTTCGGTGTCATTCTGGGTGTGATTTCGTACTTTGTTGTGAAATTCTTCTACGTCAGAGCGCTCAACCGGCGTTATGAACGCCGGCTGGAGAAACGCCGACAAGCGGATATCGCTTCGGTACCACCTCCGGTATTAATCAGGAAGCCATCACAATCATAATGGGCAGCATGAACATGGATGCAGCAGTTGTCCACAGAATACAGCGAGATACAAACTGCGGGGAAGCATTGAACTGTTCAGCCAAAATAACGGCGTTCACTGCGGTGGGCATGGATGCGAGGATCAGCAGCACACTGAACAACGTACCTTCGACCTGAAGAGCGGTCAGAATCAGCCAGGAGAGGATTGGCGCAGCTGCGAGACGCACCACAAGTCCGGTCCAGAAGGCTCGGCGTACATTGGGCAACCAAGGAACCGTTGCCCCTTTTGGTCTGAGCATCTGTGCTCCCAGAATGGCGAGAACGACAGGCGAGTAGCCCGCGGCCAGCATGGAGATGCCTCCATCGAGTGCGTCAGGCAGGCTCAGATTGGACGCACGCAGCGCAATGGCGATGCCAGCAGCATAGATGGATGGCATGCGGAAAACGGACAGGATCGCATCTTTCACGGTGAATTCGGATCTCGCGGCAAAAAAGATACCTACCGTGTTAACAATGATCATCTGTCCAATAACGTAGACGGAAGCCTTGTCCAGTCCAAGCTGACCAAAGGCAAGCAGTACAAGCGGGAGCCCGTAATTCACGCAGTTCGTAAACGTGGAGACAAGGGTGAGACCTGCTTTTTCGCTTGCACCCAGACGGAAAATCCGGCTTAACAGCTCGGCGAGTGCCCACAGGGCAATCAGATTGATGATGGAGAACCAGAACGTGCTGGTTACGTCCGTCCAGGTAATCTCTGCATGCAGCAATGTATTGAAGATGAGCGCAGGGCTCAAAATATAAAGGGATAAGGTCGAGAGCGACCGGGTATCCCAATTCTTGAAGCGTTTTAACAGAATACCACCGATCACGGGAAGTGATATCGGCAAAAATACATGGTATAACGTGAGTAAAAATGAGTGAAGCAATACAGTTCAGTCCTTTCTGGATGAAAAACCTATCTTATCATAGCAGAAGATGCATCTCATATGAATGGATTTCAGTATGATGATGTGTAGTAATCGCCTTGCTTAACTAAGGATTTCCCTGATGGGCAGCGACAGCGGATTGCTATTTTGATATGGCAGATTTATTATAGAAGAGGTGCAACAAGATTACATACACATAGAGGAGGAAACTTTAATGAGTGAATCAAAACGCTTGCTCGTACTTGCTGGCTCTTACGCCGAAGCGGAAAATGAGGGCATTTATGCATATGAATTGAATGAGGATACAGGCAGCTTGTCCAAGCTTGACGGCATCGCGGGTGTGAAAAACCCAACGTTTGTCAACGTGGATGCTGAAGGAAACAAACTGTATGCGATTGGTGAAACAGCGTCAGCTGAAGGCAACAAAATGTCTGAAGCTGTAGCTCTGAGCATTGATCCTTCTACAGGGAAATTAACGTTGCTGAACCGGAATGACTCCATTTCAGCTCCACCATGTCATATCCAGCGTGATCCTTCCGGCAAATACTTGATCCTGTCCAGCTACCACGGTGGCCTGGTAGGTCTGCAAGCCTTGACGGATAACGGTGAAGTTGGAGCGCTTCTGGACGAGAAGAAACATGAAGGACAAGGTGCGCATCCTGAACGTCAGGACAAGCCACATGTGCACTCCGCATTCTTCAGCCCGGATGGTAAATACATGATGGTACAGGATCTGGGCGCAGATAACATCGCGATCTATTCCATTGATGCAGACAAAAATGAACTTGTGCTGCACAGTGAAACCAAAACACATCCGGGAGCAGGCCCACGTCACTTGGCGTTCCACCCGAATGGTCAATTCGCTTATGTGATCAACGAAGTGGATTCTTCGATTACTTCGTTCCAATATGATGCAGCAGCAGGTACGTTGACTGAATTGTCTACCGTATCCACATTGCCTGATGGATATGATGGCAAAGAGAATACAACAGCAGAAATCACCGTTTCCAATGATGGACGTTATGTATATGGTTCTAACCGTGGACATGACAGCATCGTTGTATTTGCAGTAGATGCAGACAAAGGTCACCTCACACTGGTTGAGCATGTCTCTGCTGAAGGTGAGCACCCGCGTCATTTTGCTCTGACACCTAACGGCAAATTGCTAATCGCTGCTAACCGCGACACCAACAACCTTGTGACATTCACAGTGGATCAGGAGAGCGGACGTCTGAAATACACAGGTCACAGCACAGGTGTATCCAAGCCGGTATGCGTGAAACCTGTATATCTGTAAAATGATAAATTTCTAATACCGGCCTTGGCCGGATTGAAATGATAAGGACCCTGCCATTGGCGGGGTCTTTTGTATTGAACATCCAACGTGATAATTAGGTTGCTGTTCTGCTGTAAACAAATCTGAATAGAGGATTAATTATGTTTTATAATTCATTTAACAACGAATATTTATCAATAGTATCGCCCAAGTAACTACCCCACTTCAAAGTGCGTACTTCCTGAATGGATAGTCAGGGTCTACAATGAGTGAGTAGCCAAAACAAACACTGCATGCATCTCTACAGACCAATTGGTGCAGGCTAAATATCTAATTATTATTTTTACAGGAACGGCCCATATTTGAACAACAAAGGAGAAATAAATGATGAAATTGCAATTGGCACTCGACTTGGTAAACATCCCTGAAGGTATCGCACTGGTTAAAGAGGTTGAACAATATATTGATATCGTTGAGATTGGTACACCAATCGTTATTAATGAAGGTTTGCACGCGGTAAAAGCGATGAAAGAAGCATTCCCTAATCTGCAAGTTCTTGCAGACCTTAAAATCATGGACGCAGGCGGTTATGAAATCATGAAAGCTGCTGAGGCTGGTGCGGATCTAATCACTGTGCTTGGGGCAACCAATGACAGTACGATTAAAGGTGCAGTAGCAGAAGCGAAGAAACAAAACAAACAAGTTCTTGTAGACATGATCAACGTGCCTAACCTTGAACAACGTGCTCGTGAAATTGATGCGCTTGGCGTAGATTACATCTGTGTACACACAGGTTATGACCTGCAAGCGGAAGGACAAAGCCCGTTCGAAGATCTGCAAACGATCAAAGCTGCTGTGAAAAACGCTAAAACGGCTGTCGCTGGTGGAATCAAGCTGGAAACATTGCCAGAAGTAATCAAAGCACAACCGGATCTGGTTATTGTAGGTGGCGGTATCACAGGACAAGCTGACAAAGCCGCAGTTGCAGCTGAAATGCAACGTCTTGTTAAACAAGGGTAAGCAGATGAGCAAAACACAGTACGCAGCTGACATCTTGAAGGAGCTGGAACGTACCCTGAGTCAGATCGATGATGCAGAGATGCAAGCAATGGCTAAACACATTCTGGCTGCAGAACAGATTTTTGTGGCTGGGGCAGGTCGGTCAGGTCTGATGGGAAAGGCTTTTGCCATGAGATTGATGCAGATGGGGCTTCGTGTATATGTGGTGGGCGAGACCGTTACACCCGGAATCAGCTCGAGAGACTTCCTCTTGTTATGCTCTGGCTCAGGAGAGACAGGCAGTCTCGTAGCTATGGCTAAGAAGGCTAGTCAAGCAGGAGCACCTGTAGGCCTGATTACGATCAAGCCAGAGTCCGCGATTGGTCAATTGGCAACTACGGTAGTGCGCCTTCCGGCTTCAGCCAAAGAGGACACAGCGACTTCCGGAGCGGAAGTAACCATCCAGCCAATGGGCTCGCTGTTTGAACAGGGACTGTTAATTGGCATGGATGCTCTCATCCTTACGATGATGGAAATGAAGGGCATGACCGGAGCGGATATGTTTGGCCGCCACGCAAACCTGGAATAGTGAATAGATGAAAGACCGGAATCCTTTGATTATGAAGGGTTCTGGTCTTTTCTGCGATGCATAGGCATTCATGTTTATAGTTTTTATACGTGGTTTACAGTTAAACTTTGCATCCCGTCCATGCTGTAGTAGAATTAATAGATAGCTGTATCGAATGAATGTACTTATTACATCATGCATGGAGCGGAAAGCTTACCTTATGTGAAGTGTCCCCGTGATATGCGTAATATACGCGATATAAGATTGAAGATGAGGGGGCTCGGAGCCATGGCAGCCGAAGTCAAAGAACGGATTAATCTGAAAGAAATCAACTGTGAGAAGGAATTGACCCTTGCGGTGATCGGTGGCAAATGGAAACTGATCATTTTGTGGCATTTGGGTCTGGAAGGCACCAAACGTTTTAGTGAGCTGAAACGCCTAATCCCTCATATTACCCAGAAGATGCTGACCAACCAGCTTCGTGAGCTGGAGGAAGACAAGTTGATTGAGCGTAAGGTCTATGCAGAGGTACCTCCTCGGGTAGAATATACGTTGACAGACCACGGTCAGAGCCTGATGCCTGTGCTGCACGCGATGTATAACTGGGGTAAAAACTATGGTGAAAATGTAATCTGGAAAGAAAGCTAAATAGTAAGATTTACAATGAACCGCCGGAAAATGGATACTTCCATAACCAGCGGTTTTTTAGTTACTTTCAAATTTGGTCACATGATCAATAGTTTACTCCAAACGCAGTGGGCAGAAATAGACTTAAGAAGCGAAGCGTTCGCCTTTATCACCGGATTTTCACCTTTTAAAAAGTGAATCAAAAAATCCGGGAATAACAGCGATCGAAAGGCTATTCTGCCAGCGGAGTAATATGGAGTAATCCGTTTGTCTGCTCGACCATAAATCTATACCAAAAGTCTCATTATTTGCAGATGTCATGTATACATAAACCGATTATGATACGATGAGATATATTGGAAAATGCAAGGAGGATGACAACTAAAGATGGAAAAAATACGTACACGTGCTGAGGTAAACCCAGAAACCACTTGGGATCTGAGAGACTTGTTTGTAACCGATGTAGAGTGGGAGCAGGAGCTTCGATCACTTCCTGAGGCTGCTGCCCAGATTGAAACGTTCAAAGGACGTCTGGGCGAAGGCGCTGAACAATTGCTGGCTTGTCTGGATGCTCGTGAAGCTTTGCAGGAGCGTATCGGCAAGACGGCTTCTTATGCCCGCTTGAAGCAGTCAGAGGACAGCACCAATCCGGTCAATATTGAGAATTCAGCTAAAGCAGGAGATATCCTATCGAATCTGTCGTCGTCCTTGTCTTTTGTTAATTCGGAGATCGTTGATCTGCCGGAGGGAACCGTTGAACGTTACCTTGAAGAACTTCCGGGATTGCAGCCGTATGCGCGGAGCTTGGAGCGTTTAATTCGAGAAAAAGCACATCGGCTTACGCCAGAGACCGAGAAGGTACTGGCTTCACTAGGAGAGGTACTGGATTCGCCATACCGTATCTATCTGCGCGGTAAACTGGCAGACATGACGTTTGACGATGCTCTTGATGGAGAAGACAATAATCGGCCACTGTCCTGGTCATTCTATGAGAATAATTATGAGATGTCGTCCGATACCAAGCTGCGTCGTTCTGCTTATGCTGCATTCAGCTCGACTTTAAATGATTACAAAAATACGTTTGCAGAAGGTTATGCAACCGAAGTGAAGAAGCAAGTTGTGTTATCCAGGCTGCGTGGTTACGACGATGTTACAGATATGCTTCTTAGCCCACAGCAAGTGAGCAAAGAGATGTACAATAATATTCTGGATATTATCCAGCAGGAACTCGCACCTCATATGCGCAGACTGACGGCTCTAAAGAAACGAGAGCTTGGTTTGGACAAACTGATGTTTTGTGATCTGAAGGCTCCGCTTGATCCTGAATTTAGCCCTGCCATTACATATGATGAGGCGTGCACACTCATTCGAGAAGCACTTGATGTGCTTGGGCCAGAGTATGGCGAGATTGTAGAGCGCGCATTCAGTGAGCGCTGGGTGGATTACGCAGACAATGCAGGCAAATCCACAGGGGCATTTTGCTCCTCTATATATGGTTCACACTCCTATATCTTAATCTCATGGGCAAATAATATGCGCGGAGCATTTACGCTTGCCCATGAAGTGGGACATGCAGGCCACTTTATGCTTGCGGGACGTTACCAACGGCTCACAAATACAAGACCATCTCTTTATTTTATAGAGGCACCGTCGACCATGAATGAAATGCTGCTGGCAGATCATCTATTGAAACGTTCCGATAATCCGAGAATGCGTCGTTGGGTCATTTTGCAACTGTTGAATACGTATTACCATAACTTCGTTACGCATCTGCTGGAAGGGGAATTACAGCGCAGGGTGTATGCACGCGCAACCAATGATGAGCCCATTACGGCGAAGACGTTAAGTCAGCTCAAAGGAGACATTCTTTCCGAATTCTGGGGACCTGATCTGGTAATTGATGAAGGGGCCAAGCTCACGTGGATGAGACAACCACATTATTATATGGGTCTATATCCATATACCTATGCGGCAGGTTTGACCGCTTCCACAGCGGCTGCACAGCAGATTCGGGAAGAAGGGCAGCCTGCGGTAGATCGCTGGCTCGAAGCACTCAAAGCCGGTGGAAGTCTCACACCGCAGGAGTTAATGAAGCTCGCCGGTGTGGATATGTCCGGACCTGAGCCGATTCGTTCTGCAGTTGCTTATGTCGGCAGCCTGGTCGACGAACTTGAACGTCTGTATTCCTGATCTGGTTCATATAGTATACGGACAAGGCAGAACGGGTTGTCTGCATGCACCGCCTTCCTTGCGTGGGGGCGGTGCATCTTATTTTGCAAGGGGAAAGGAACGATGATGAATGACGTTAACGAGCGTGTCCTCATCGATGGGCCGATTAAGCGTGGACGGCTTTGGTGTGTTTGACGACATGAATGGAGTACCGGGTTTTGAAGGCAATCAGGGTGGTTTCTTTTCGGGATTGAATGAGTTTGGTGCCATGGGTGCGTTTGTTTCTATTTTTATTGGTGCCGTATTTCTTATTGTTGCGGGTGTGATTGTATATGCCATCATCTCAGGGGTACGCACGTGGTCCTCGAATAACGCTGCGGCCTTGTTAACCCTGCATTCAGCGGTGGTGGCCAAACGAACGGAAGTCTCAGGTGGTAGCGGGGATAGCAGTGCGACGACCCGGTATTATGTTACATTTGAATTCGACAATGGGGAGCGCATTGAACTGATCGTTGGTGGAAACCATTATGGCATGCTGGCTGAACATGATCGAGGGATGCTGACGTATCAGGGGACACGGTTCAAGCATTTTGAGAGAGACGTGCAGCCCCAGTCGGGCGTAAACAAAGGCCAGTTTTATACGTAAAACAAGAAATGCGGCTCCTCCCAATTGGGAGAGAGTCGTTTTTGGTATACCCAAAAGAAAGAAGAATCGAAGGGTATTCAAACGCTTACAATGGTGATATACTCGTAAAATAAAGTAAAACAGTATTAAACAAAAACAAACAAACAACAAATACAGATTAAAGTACAGGGCTGCGGACTGAATCAAGAGATACCGTTTGGAAAATAGAATTGGCTCGAAAGGTTGGTGAAGCGCGGTGAGTGTGCTGGCTTATGATTTGGGCGCTGGGAGCGGGAGAGCGCTACTGGGACATCTGAATGATCGTGGGATCGAAACAAGCGAAATTCATCGGTTCAAGAATGAACCAGTGAAGGTTGGCGAGCGGATGCACTGGGATATTCTGCGTTTGCATCATGAATTGTTGCAAGGGCTTACTCTTGTGAAACAGCAGGGAGAAAAGCCGGAGAGCCTGGGGATTGATTCCTGGGGCGTTGATTTTGGTTTGCTTGGCAGTAATGGTGAACTGCTGGGTAACCCGTATCATTACCGTGATACACAGTTTAACGGAATGATGGATCAGGTACGCCAAGAGTTGAGCTCTCAGCGAATCTTTGAACGTACAGGGATTCAGTTTCTTAGCTTTAATACCCTGTATCAGTTGGCAACCCTTCAACGTAGCGGTTCTCCGCTTCTTCATGAAGCAGAACGGTTTCTCATGATTCCGGATTTGCTTCGATATTTCCTGACGGGAGAAGCGGTGAATGAGTTCACCAATGCCACGACAACACAATTATACAATCCATCGGAGGGTCAGTGGGACGGTGAGTTGCTTGCGCATATTCGCATTTCGGAGAAACTCTTTGGCGAAGCGGTGATGCCAGGCACCCGTGTTGGACAATTGCGCAGTAGCATCTGTAACGACCTTGGTCTTTCTCCTATACCTGTGATC
The window above is part of the Paenibacillus sp. 1781tsa1 genome. Proteins encoded here:
- a CDS encoding NADH-dependent flavin oxidoreductase, which translates into the protein MNPKFNQMFEQVSLPTGITLKNRIVLAPMTHMSSNADGTISDAELAYYARRTGGAGMSITAVGHVTEYGIGFPAQFGVYDDRFIPGLKKLAETMKQQGSVAILQIFHAGRLTPEQAVPAGQVVAPSAVASERPGSPEPRELTDAEITSIIKDFGEATRRAIEAGFDGVEIHGANGYLIQQFFSPHSNRREDRWGGSTQKRLTFPLAVVDEIQKVVAEHTKLPFIIGYRFSPEEPETPGLTMEDTYALVDALKDKNLDYLHVSLNEFWSKPRRGEADTRSRMEFILDRVNGKMPVIGVGSIHTADQAAEALQTGVPLLAIGRELIIEPDWVEKIESGREEDIETILTKSDQERLVIPDGLWNAIIHTPGWFPMAEDK
- a CDS encoding DeoR/GlpR family DNA-binding transcription regulator, which encodes MLVAERYEKIVEWVDTQGSMRVTELSERCGVTEETIRRDLDKLEQAGRLRRSHGGAVSVKYKEELQSEIPYPERAVAHAEEKRRIASEAVKMVESGDRIALDASTTAWYMAAGLPNIPLTVLTNSIKVAAELSNKEQIRVIATGGQLASKSLSFVGPLAERSLDAYHVDKVFLSCKGVHLTKGISESNELQALVKQKMIQIADEVILLADSSKFNIQAFTRVAEMSSVAKVITDQGVDEEQVSALIEQNITCIRV
- a CDS encoding OsmC family protein; amino-acid sequence: MKHPFHLKAVWNGGRNSEGTIDAGGLKTVISIPQEMGGPGTGTNPDEMLLGAASTCYLITLAAMLERSDITPDELTLESEATVDVTNNVFTYERIVHRPRIVLSQDASEADLTKAERLAHKAESSCMISRAVAGNVQMETQPVIVTTGANAV
- a CDS encoding DUF2062 domain-containing protein → MNTQKRKTNRWVRLTRAMKLNFLKLLRAPGGAHKVSTGFAIGFGLELIVISTASLIYLVFYPIVRLSGGSMPAAIVGNVIGKLTFLPIILMPLAKQIGSWILPAHSMGQGLVHESAFMELFRGNWSAVSELLLGGLDILAGMSVFGVILGVISYFVVKFFYVRALNRRYERRLEKRRQADIASVPPPVLIRKPSQS
- a CDS encoding AEC family transporter; this encodes MLHSFLLTLYHVFLPISLPVIGGILLKRFKNWDTRSLSTLSLYILSPALIFNTLLHAEITWTDVTSTFWFSIINLIALWALAELLSRIFRLGASEKAGLTLVSTFTNCVNYGLPLVLLAFGQLGLDKASVYVIGQMIIVNTVGIFFAARSEFTVKDAILSVFRMPSIYAAGIAIALRASNLSLPDALDGGISMLAAGYSPVVLAILGAQMLRPKGATVPWLPNVRRAFWTGLVVRLAAAPILSWLILTALQVEGTLFSVLLILASMPTAVNAVILAEQFNASPQFVSRCILWTTAASMFMLPIMIVMAS
- a CDS encoding lactonase family protein, with translation MSESKRLLVLAGSYAEAENEGIYAYELNEDTGSLSKLDGIAGVKNPTFVNVDAEGNKLYAIGETASAEGNKMSEAVALSIDPSTGKLTLLNRNDSISAPPCHIQRDPSGKYLILSSYHGGLVGLQALTDNGEVGALLDEKKHEGQGAHPERQDKPHVHSAFFSPDGKYMMVQDLGADNIAIYSIDADKNELVLHSETKTHPGAGPRHLAFHPNGQFAYVINEVDSSITSFQYDAAAGTLTELSTVSTLPDGYDGKENTTAEITVSNDGRYVYGSNRGHDSIVVFAVDADKGHLTLVEHVSAEGEHPRHFALTPNGKLLIAANRDTNNLVTFTVDQESGRLKYTGHSTGVSKPVCVKPVYL
- the hxlA gene encoding 3-hexulose-6-phosphate synthase, with the protein product MKLQLALDLVNIPEGIALVKEVEQYIDIVEIGTPIVINEGLHAVKAMKEAFPNLQVLADLKIMDAGGYEIMKAAEAGADLITVLGATNDSTIKGAVAEAKKQNKQVLVDMINVPNLEQRAREIDALGVDYICVHTGYDLQAEGQSPFEDLQTIKAAVKNAKTAVAGGIKLETLPEVIKAQPDLVIVGGGITGQADKAAVAAEMQRLVKQG
- the hxlB gene encoding 6-phospho-3-hexuloisomerase: MSKTQYAADILKELERTLSQIDDAEMQAMAKHILAAEQIFVAGAGRSGLMGKAFAMRLMQMGLRVYVVGETVTPGISSRDFLLLCSGSGETGSLVAMAKKASQAGAPVGLITIKPESAIGQLATTVVRLPASAKEDTATSGAEVTIQPMGSLFEQGLLIGMDALILTMMEMKGMTGADMFGRHANLE
- a CDS encoding helix-turn-helix domain-containing protein, which codes for MAAEVKERINLKEINCEKELTLAVIGGKWKLIILWHLGLEGTKRFSELKRLIPHITQKMLTNQLRELEEDKLIERKVYAEVPPRVEYTLTDHGQSLMPVLHAMYNWGKNYGENVIWKES
- the pepF gene encoding oligoendopeptidase F — its product is MEKIRTRAEVNPETTWDLRDLFVTDVEWEQELRSLPEAAAQIETFKGRLGEGAEQLLACLDAREALQERIGKTASYARLKQSEDSTNPVNIENSAKAGDILSNLSSSLSFVNSEIVDLPEGTVERYLEELPGLQPYARSLERLIREKAHRLTPETEKVLASLGEVLDSPYRIYLRGKLADMTFDDALDGEDNNRPLSWSFYENNYEMSSDTKLRRSAYAAFSSTLNDYKNTFAEGYATEVKKQVVLSRLRGYDDVTDMLLSPQQVSKEMYNNILDIIQQELAPHMRRLTALKKRELGLDKLMFCDLKAPLDPEFSPAITYDEACTLIREALDVLGPEYGEIVERAFSERWVDYADNAGKSTGAFCSSIYGSHSYILISWANNMRGAFTLAHEVGHAGHFMLAGRYQRLTNTRPSLYFIEAPSTMNEMLLADHLLKRSDNPRMRRWVILQLLNTYYHNFVTHLLEGELQRRVYARATNDEPITAKTLSQLKGDILSEFWGPDLVIDEGAKLTWMRQPHYYMGLYPYTYAAGLTASTAAAQQIREEGQPAVDRWLEALKAGGSLTPQELMKLAGVDMSGPEPIRSAVAYVGSLVDELERLYS
- a CDS encoding DUF2500 domain-containing protein → MTLTSVSSSMGRLSVDGFGVFDDMNGVPGFEGNQGGFFSGLNEFGAMGAFVSIFIGAVFLIVAGVIVYAIISGVRTWSSNNAAALLTLHSAVVAKRTEVSGGSGDSSATTRYYVTFEFDNGERIELIVGGNHYGMLAEHDRGMLTYQGTRFKHFERDVQPQSGVNKGQFYT